TAGCCTTATTTGCTCCCTCTTGAGCCGCCACCCGCGCAACCGTCAAGATTGTTCCTTCAACGGGCTTCATTACAGCTTTATAAGCTGTCGCAACACCGTTTGAAAATGCATTAGCAAGCTCCTGGGCATTTAAAGTTTTCATGCCTTGAGTGGCCTTATAAATGCCTCTAAAAAGCTGCGAGGAAATAACGCCGCTATTACCACGAGCCCCCATAAGCATTCCTTTTGCCAAGCTTTCAGTTAGATCGCCCACACTTGTACTGGTATTTTGAGCAACGGCCTTTGCACCACTTTCAATAGTTAAATTCATGTTAGTACCCGTATCGCCATCAGGAACTGGAAACACATTAAGTGAGTTAACAAACTCGGCATTGCGCCCCATTCGGTGAGTAGCCACTCGTACCATATCTCTAAATTTGTTACTATCTATTTCCTTTAAAACCAATATTCTAAACCTCCGATTGAGTTACTCGTCAAGTACCTTAACACTTTGAACGATTACGTTAACAGCTCTTGTGTCAATTCCAAGTTGATTCTTCAAACTGAATTTAACGCTGTCTTGTACATTACGACTAACTTCAGAAATCTTCAAGCCGTATCCGACAATAATATAAACATCAACCGTAATTTCATTATCTTCTGACTTAACAACAACGCCACGTTTATAATTTGCACGGTTCAAAATGACGTCAACACCATCTCGAATCGTGTTCTTTGACGCCATACCAACAACGCCATAATTAGACGTAGCCGCATTACCAACAACAGTTGCGATCACTCCGTTTGAAATATCAATCAAACCGTTTTTTGTCTTGATTTTAACAGCCATGTTTATCCTCCGTCTTATTGCTTCTTGTGTATGATTCTATTTTATCATAGTAAACCAAGATAAATACAAAATCCATTCACAAAAAATACTTTTGCAGTTGCATTACGCTAAAAGTTATGCTATCTTAATTAAGTATGAAAACACAAGTAAAGGGGGTTTAGCAAATGGCAAAAGATTATATTACAGGTAAAAAGACCACTTTTGGTAACACACGCTCTCACTCATTGAATTCAGCTCGTCGTGCTTGGAAGCCAAACCTTCAAAAAGTTCGTATTCTTGTTGATGGTAAACCAAAGCGTGTATGGGTTTCAACCAAGACTTTGAAGTCTGGTAAAGTGACTCGTGCCTAATATACATAAAAACTGCTAGATTAAGTTCCAGCAGTTTTTTTATTATACTAAATTAAAAGCCGATTCTTAGTCATTTTAGGAATTGGCTTTTTTAATTAAATATTTTGATAACGATCAATATCTTTAGCTTGGATAATAGCGACGGTCCCCTTAATAAACGATAAATTAAATGAATTTGCCTGTGGCAAAAATTCGTTTGAACTAAACGCCACCGGATAAGAACCATCATAATCTGATAAATTATATTTAGCATTAGTAATATTTAACTGCGTTACTGCTGTGAGTGGGACAACGCCAAAATACGTATAACCCGTTTGCCGCGGCACTACATGATTGCCGGAATTATAAAAATTAATACGGTTTTGCCGGTCCAATATCTCGACTTGCTCTGCAAATTGATTAACAGCTGGGTTTAGCAGCATCAGCAAATTTACCAAAAAATGATCAATGCGCCCACCAGTAGCACCTAGCAGCGTTAGTTTTTCAACTTGATAATCGTTAAAAACATCCCTAATCATCAACTCAGTATCGGTGAAATCTTTTTCTGGGACTGAATAACGCACATCTGGAACATCACAAGCAATTTTAGTTAACTCTTTTTGCTTTAAGGAGTCAAAATCACCAACTGCCAGATCAGGAGTGAAACCTAATTGCTCAAGTAAAATACTGCCACGGTCAACTCCTATCAAGAGGTCACCCTGACCTTGCGCAGTTAATAATCTTTGCTTAATCTCCTGCGGCCATTCGGCTTCAGGACCACCTAATAACGCAATTGCCTTCATCGCAA
The sequence above is a segment of the Lactobacillus sp. ESL0677 genome. Coding sequences within it:
- the rpmB gene encoding 50S ribosomal protein L28 → MAKDYITGKKTTFGNTRSHSLNSARRAWKPNLQKVRILVDGKPKRVWVSTKTLKSGKVTRA
- a CDS encoding thiamine diphosphokinase, encoding MKAIALLGGPEAEWPQEIKQRLLTAQGQGDLLIGVDRGSILLEQLGFTPDLAVGDFDSLKQKELTKIACDVPDVRYSVPEKDFTDTELMIRDVFNDYQVEKLTLLGATGGRIDHFLVNLLMLLNPAVNQFAEQVEILDRQNRINFYNSGNHVVPRQTGYTYFGVVPLTAVTQLNITNAKYNLSDYDGSYPVAFSSNEFLPQANSFNLSFIKGTVAIIQAKDIDRYQNI
- a CDS encoding Asp23/Gls24 family envelope stress response protein; translated protein: MAVKIKTKNGLIDISNGVIATVVGNAATSNYGVVGMASKNTIRDGVDVILNRANYKRGVVVKSEDNEITVDVYIIVGYGLKISEVSRNVQDSVKFSLKNQLGIDTRAVNVIVQSVKVLDE